The following proteins come from a genomic window of Theileria equi strain WA chromosome 2 map unlocalized gcontig_1105316255037, whole genome shotgun sequence:
- a CDS encoding hypothetical protein (encoded by transcript BEWA_036970A) — MSILVIFYALFLSIVCSSTDSRGGGSNGYTEPLVSKIDGSKYNVSASNSNGVPILKLEAKEGMVVTELKYGGETIWDGDGEVEILSTLIYFSDDRPEVVTLKCRENGRDRTLILHKDGKKWKESKEEHERKLKELQVTKKHVEVKAQEAKTAAKEITVVATTEAVFTSTNSAGNAFRKKTVSGDIQVGNDLVGDTSRGARVEDEESTEHSPSLGDNDDSGTEEPETTEENEVKDNEPEEPKEEASIEALLDLPEHIPEHPQEFEDEDEDPEPNDDGFWDTPDDYSERQDDTQDEPDGLVIDDEDPSEDHEDEAEEAYEDDSLKSAPETPEKLNEGLEQGHPKEPEDNDLGEEDEDEAEESENSSSSPVSMDIADLDSQNYKHVDYIYDDNHIRLFLPNEGMIIAKLIDGENSIWEAKSDEKFEFAKVYLNKDGKAEVMLITKNTPSGVERKYYTKTWTEWRESKDIGDRVPKLKVFAQQKSDYTIDLSATKGTKECTIFEAELLGITTKHFFPKPGYIAKEVMSNGVTVWNSANGNERCIGCELYLRGRGHLLLAIAIKGRTKEYKFFEKEGSRWVPVKNEEFSEKFEREDNARILFMDFYETNEPEGQDMNVPEPQGGEAEEEEDEPPSQEVNMTRNYSRSTGGSSDRVDASPPEVDKLPNSPREAERKITKDREVKDIPVEVQNYTSRRKTSTPTIHKETEETIRAQKVPANNVNNNAQMQKNINCRETSNYNEDKNIQPKQVAFSNSKNFDDMDGNNCIGSYEKWPQESIEGETEGKMKINTLKGSPPVTESAEQSLLTTWSNGDPTLLNLALRNAASTEWYLEKINENWNNITEGVFKERLDAFKKDYENAIPITLDLANPNKSQISVQTGNYSGVEYKGYFPKRGHYFSSFSNNGIPIWKITIDEKCFLAQSFTKWSFTLFTLVSDFGHKYFEKVGTEWNGITQEDFFKKLYGMGKSEEPAVQPTSLSDLKSKVDSTLFYVESGEENYVTVLKLKAKEDKNPTKLVYGGETIWDGEGKVEVLSTLIYLDGDQPELLTLHHWEKGREGILFLHNTGNKWQVVQKEDYEKLLEDLKNKGKLGDLVTLNLVNPDESNIDTDEYTESGLSFKAYTPKNAFHISSVMDGQVYVWKAKAGERCTLVESYIEGDSTLISIVINGSDYGLYLKYFEKVNGEWKNLTQGDFFKKLNGMKRFGLVYERRILLSSKVDTKSFDVKVSNYNGVPVLQCNAKSGLFVYNLKCGNDIIWKGFDGAVCISALIYFKGNKPYIVTLQSRKNGEDRILFLHYNGCKWEHNKREHERKLNTLKETYRNIRLKEGILRKSTIIPSAGQYNFDSRVQNSQRSDKSTNTDNLEDQLEWTDLVGALRGGNQYIAYDTDIMSMSRERELFGKMDYTDSRDLFNTQWYLEYGPMEQIYVEPRDNFARYPPNFMVPDKDSCTRCAMERMITPIFFPTFNSGSIINVSKYNPTFYNIYDYYFDDIITRLIVPWYWTEITSLSHGGKAIWMAHEGESLVYATIHLRETVPVLVYILKDCTSANKTETLLRTNNGWRLIGNYPGAFKSIPRPNVVKFHCTIDLTCSDHGRVKVFDTVLGGLKTRFFIPRLGFRAHKIAHNGAVIWRSPEYEYSGKESQWRAIIVRAYLRGNSCFLVKATLKTTYGSLSSVNYICLNGRWIEVDERQSERVKWALKACGDSQEWLTRHC, encoded by the coding sequence ATGAGTATCCTAGTGATATTCTACGCTCTGTTCCTGTCTATAGTTTGTAGCTCAACGGATTCTCGAGGTGGTGGAAGTAATGGATATACTGAACCTTTAGTATCCAAAATTGACGGTTCTAAGTACAATGTATCGGCATCCAATAGTAACGGTGTTCCAATCCTTAAACTAGAGGCAAAGGAAGGTATGGTAGTTACTGAACTCAAGTATGGAGGTGAGACTATATGGGATGGAGATGGAGAAGTAGAGATTTTATCAACTTTGATCTACTTTAGTGATGATAGACCAGAAGTAGTGACACTAAAGTGTAGGGAAAATGGCAGGGATCGCACCCTAATCCTCCATaaggatggaaagaagtGGAAAGAGAGTAAGGAGGAACATGAAAGAAAGCTCAAGGAACTACAGGTTACTAAAAAACATGTAGAGGTTAAAGCTCAAGAAGCCAAGACAGCTGCTAAAGAAATTACTGTGGTTGCTACGACAGAGGCTGTTTTCACTTCCACAAATAGTGCTGGTAACGCTTTCAGAAAGAAAACCGTTTCAGGGGATATACAAGTTGGAAATGATTTAGTAGGAGATACTTCAAGAGGTGCCAGggttgaagatgaagagtctactgaACATTCACCTTCGCTAGGAGATAATGATGATAGCGGAACAGAAGAACCAGAGACTACCGAAGAGAATGAGgtaaaggataatgaaccagaagaacCTAAAGAGGAAGCCTCTATAGAAGCTCTTCTGGACCTGCCAGAGCATATTCCAGAACATCCTCAAGAGtttgaagatgaggatgagGACCCAGAACCTAATGACGATGGTTTCTGGGATACTCCTGACGACTACTCTGAAAGGCAAGATGATACCCAAGACGAACCAGATGGACTTGTAATTGATGATGAGGATCCATCTGAAGACCATGAAGATGAAGCGGAGGAAGCTTATGAGGATGATAGTCTTAAAAGTGCTCCTGAGACTCCTGAAAAGCTTAATGAAGGATTAGAACAAGGACATCCTAAAGAACCCGAAGACAACGATCTAGgggaggaagatgaagatgaagcGGAGGAATCAGAAAACTCTTCTAGTAGTCCAGTTAGCATGGATATTGCCGACTTAGACTCTCAAAACTACAAGCATGTTGACTATATCTACGATGATAACCACATTAGACTGTTCCTACCAAATGAGGGTATGATCATTGCCAAACTAATCGATGGAGAGAATTCTATATGGGAGGCAAAATCCgatgaaaagtttgagTTTGCCAAGGTATACCTAAATAAGGACGGTAAAGCAGAAGTCATGCTCATTACAAAGAATACTCCATCTGGTGTGGAGCGTAAATATTACACAAAAACTTGGACTGAATGGAGGGAATCTAAAGACATTGGTGACAGGGTACCCAAGTTGAAAGTATTTGCACAACAGAAATCTGACTATACCATTGATCTCTCTGCTACTAAGGGTactaaagaatgtaccattTTTGAAGCAGAATTGCTGGGTATTACTACAAAACATTTCTTTCCAAAACCTGGATATATCGCAAAGGAAGTAATGTCCAATGGTGTTACGGTATGGAATAGTGCAAATGGCAACGAAAGGTGCATTGGATGCGAGTTGTATCTTAGGGGACGTGGACATTTACTCCTTGCAATTGCCATTAAGGGAAGAACGAAGGAGTACAAgttttttgaaaaggaaggaTCTAGGTGGGTTCCAGTTaagaatgaagagttttctgaaaagtttgaacGTGAAGATAATGCAAGAATCTTATTCATGGATTTTTATGAGACCAATGAACCGGAAGGGCAGGATATGAATGTCCCAGAGCCACAGGGAGGAGAAgctgaagaagaggaagatgaacCTCCATCTCAAGAGGTAAATATGACTAGAAATTATTCAAGGTCAACTGGAGGCTCTTCTGACCGTGTTGATGCCTCCCCTCCTGAAGTGGATAAACTTCCAAATTCACCAAGAGAAGCAGAGCGCAAAATTACAAAGGATAGGGAAGTCAAGGATATACCTGTTGAAGTACAAAACTATACAAGCAGGAGGAAAACTAGCACTCCCACCATTCACAAGGAAACAGAAGAGACTATTAGAGCTCAGAAAGTTCCTGCCAATAATGTAAACAATAATGCACAAATGcagaagaatataaattgTAGAGAAACTTCCAATtataatgaagataaaaatattcagCCCAAACAAGTTGCATTCAGCAActctaaaaattttgatgatatggACGGAAACAATTGTATTGGTAGTTATGAAAAGTGGCCACAAGAGTCTATAGAAGGTGAAACTGAGGGTAAAATGAAGATTAACACACTTAAAGGGTCTCCTCCAGTTACTGAGTCAGCTGAACAGTCTCTACTTACAACAtggtctaatggagacCCTACTCTTCTTAACCTGGCTCTACGGAACGCTGCTTCTACCGAGTGGTATcttgagaaaataaatgagaatTGGAATAATATTACAGAGGGAGTGTTTAAGGAAAGGCTTGATGCATTTAAGAAAGATTATGAAAATGCAATACCCATTACTCTAGATCTTGCCAATCCTAATAAATCCCAGATAAGTGTACAGACAGGAAACTATAGTGGAGTAGAATATAAGGGGTATTTTCCAAAGAGAGGTCATTatttctcttctttctctAACAATGGAATTCCTATTTGGAAAATCACTATAGATGAAAAGTGTTTTCTTGCACAGTCGTTTACAAAGTGGAGTTTTACTCTCTTTACTCTTGTAAGTGATTTTGGacacaaatattttgagaagGTTGGCACAGAATGGAATGGTATCACACAAGAAGACTTTTTCAAGAAGCTTTACGGAATGGGAAAGTCTGAAGAACCAGCTGTTCAACCTACTTCTCTATCTGATCTCAAATCAAAGGTTGACTCTACTCTCTTTTATGTAGAGAGCGGAGAAGAGAATTATGTTACAGTCCTTAAACTTAAAGCTAAGGAGGACAAAAATCCTACGAAACTTGTTTATGGAGGTGAGACTATATGGGATGGAGAGGGTAAGGTAGAGGTTTTATCAACCCTAATCTACCTTGATGGAGATCAGCCAGAACTTCTAACATTACATCACTGGGAAAAGGGCAGGGAAGGAATTCTCTTTCTCCACAATACCGGTAACAAGTGGCAGGTGGTCCAAAAGGAGGACTATGAAAAGTTGCTAGAGGATCTAAAGAATAAGGGTAAACTTGGCGACCTTGTTACCCTTAATCTTGTCAATCCGGATGAATCAAATATAGATACAGATGAATACACTGAATCTGGACTATCCTTCAAGGcatatactccaaagaatgcctttcatatatcctctgttaTGGATGGTCAAGTTTATGTTTGGAAGGCTAAAGCTGGTGAGAGATGTACCCTTGTAGAATCTTACATAGAGGGAGATTCTACTCTCATATCCATAGTTATTAATGGTAGTGACTATGGACTATATTtaaagtattttgagaaggtaaatggtgaatggaagaatctTACACAAGGagattttttcaagaaaCTCaatggaatgaaaaggtttgGATTAGTATATGAAAGACGTATTCTCTTATCTTCCAAGGTTGATACAAAGTCGTTTGATGTGAAAGTATCCAATTACAATGGAGTTCCTGTTTTACAATGTAACGCGAAGTCTGGTCTATTTGTATACAATCTCAAGTGTGGCAACGATATAATCTGGAAGGGATTTGACGGAGCCGTTTGTATATCAGCCCTAAtctattttaaaggaaaCAAACCTTATATTGTCACATTGCAATCTAGgaaaaatggagaagatcGTATCCTATTCCTCCATTACAATGGCTGTAAGTGGGAACATAACAAGAGAGAACATGAAAGGAAACTTAACACATTGAAAGAAACATATAGAAATATTAGACTCAAGGAAGGGATTCTTCGGAAATCCACCATTATTCCTTCAGCTGGACAATATAATTTTGATAGTAGGGTACAAAATTCTCAAAGATCTGACAAATCCACCAATACTGATAATCTCGAAGATCAACTGGAATGGACTGATCTCGTAGGTGCACTCAGAGGAGGCAACCAATATATAGCCTACGATACTGACATAATGTCTATGAGTAGAGAAAGAGAGCTCTTTGGGAAGATGGATTACACAGACTCCAGAGATTTATTTAACACTCAATGGTATTTGGAATATGGGCCCATGGAACAAATTTATGTGGAACCTAGGGATAATTTTGCGCGTTATCCCCCAAATTTTATGGTCCCTGATAAGGATTCATGTACTAGATGTGCCATGGAAAGAATGATAACACCTATCTTCTTTCCAACATTTAACAGCGGAAGCATCATCAACGTCTCAAAGTATAATCCAACCTTCTACAACATTTACGACTACTACTTTGACGATATAATCACGAGGCTGATTGTTCCTTGGTATTGGACAGAGATAACAAGCCTGAGTCATGGTGGGAAAGCTATATGGATGGCGCATGAAGGAGAGAGTTTGGTGTATGCCACGATCCATCTGAGGGAGACTGTACCAGTCCTGgtctacattttaaaagatTGCACCTCTGCGAATAAAACCGAGACGTTATTGAGAACCaataatggatggagaCTCATAGGAAACTACCCTGGTGCCTTCAAGAGCATCCCTAGACCAAATGTGGTTAAATTTCATTGTACTATAGACCTAACTTGCTCCGACCATGGAAGAGTCAAGGTCTTTGACACGGTCCTTGGTGGACTTAAAACCCGATTCTTTATTCCGAGACTAGGATTTCGTGCCCATAAAATCGCTCACAATGGTGCCGTCATATGGAGGTCTCCAGAGTATGAGTATTCAGGAAAAGAGTCCCAATGGAGAGCCATTATCGTGAGAGCCTACCTGAGGGGTAACTCCTGCTTCCTTGTAAAGGCTACCTTAAAGACCACATATGGCTCATTAAGCTCCGTCAACTACATTTGCTTGAATGGTCGATGGATTGAAGTAGATGAGCGTCAATCTGAAAGAGTGAAATGGGCGCTAAAAGCTTGTGGAGATTCACAGGAATGGCTCACTAGACATTGTTAA
- a CDS encoding signal peptide containing protein (encoded by transcript BEWA_036980A) — protein sequence MRFLSLVLVMYFLKLGRVCWCAGKPNVLSINLSEGSNVNSIDIAKDPGPNVAEVNNEKDNGVDGKKFNVKDSVKITLVLDNGIQIWNGGDKNCTVITVLSKRGYSTLLAIRYVSANKNGEKKEESEAYKEDGNQWSKMTEEDFEAAYESMKDPPDAGKKGSQADKSSGAGSLDLSNPNALICKSVDANIDGVPSRVLIIGQDKTVNIIMNGEKYVWMGTSGTTCSYCIVFLESGVPKMILIQSETGNGTVQTFFKYKVTGGCFGKKKESWQQTTDYIKDINNLKKTNDTSTRLILDLSAIPNDGDHYKTIESKRGDVTVNYYATNSGHVIEKVVDGSADLWNADQDTICFLCELHSKDNSKLLRLHIKSGNYQFTFQSFEHSDRNWDIVTNADFNAKLKIL from the coding sequence ATGAGGTTTTTAAGTTTGGTATTGGTTATGTATTTCCTGAAATTGGGCAGAGTCTGTTGGTGTGCCGGGAAACCTAATGTTCTCTCAATCAATCTTAGCGAGGGATCTAATGTTAACTCAATCGATATTGCCAAGGATCCAGGTCCTAATGTAGCTGAGGTTAATAATGAGAAAGATAATGGTGTAGATGGTAAAAAGTTTAATGTTAAGGATAGTGTCAAGATAACTTTAGTATTAGATAATGGAATCCAGATATGGAACGGAGGTGACAAAAATTGTACAGTAATTACGGTCCTATCAAAACGGGGATATAGCACTCTTCTTGCCATACGATATGTAAGTGCAAATAAGAATGGAGAGAAAAAGGAGGAGAGTGAAGCTTATAAAGAAGACGGTAACCAGTGGAGCAAAATGACCGAAGAAGATTTTGAAGCCGCTTATGAAAGTATGAAGGATCCTCCCGATGCCGGAAAAAAAGGATCGCAAGCAGACAAATCTTCTGGTGCAGGTTCCCTCGATCTTTCAAATCCAAATGCATTAATCTGTAAATCCGTAGATGCAAACATTGATGGAGTTCCTTCCAGAGTACTAATTATCGGACAAGATAAAACTGTCAATATCATAATGAATGGTGAGAAGTATGTATGGATGGGCACATCTGGTACTACATGCTCATACTGTATAGTGTTTTTGGAAAGTGGAGttccaaaaatgatactCATACAATCTGAAACGGGAAATGGAACAGTTCAGacattttttaaatataaagtgACAGGTGGTTGTTttggaaagaagaaagagagTTGGCAGCAAACAACTGATTATATCAAGGATATCAACAACTTGAAAAAAACGAATGACACGTCCACTAGACTAATTCTGGATTTATCAGCCATTCCAAATGATGGAGATCACTACAAGACTATAGAGAGCAAGCGTGGTGATGTTACAGTGAATTATTATGCTACAAACTCTGGTCATGTTATAGAAAAGGTTGTGGATGGATCAGCTGACCTATGGAATGCTGATCAGGATACCATTTGCTTTCTCTGCGAACTACATTCCAAGGATAATTCGAAACTTCTAAGACTACACATAAAGAGTGGGAATTACCAGTTTACTTTCCAAAGCTTTGAACACTCTGATAGGAACTGGGATATTGTAACAAACGCAGATTTTAATGCTAAACTCAAAATATTGTGA
- a CDS encoding hypothetical protein (encoded by transcript BEWA_036990A), translated as MVKSTSLLISEQCDFINGGKRSGKRRVFNILSDQIANLDGKGVEEPESFQDEDVEAKQEEDGWPVPKNVEYTNGVSPSD; from the exons ATGGTGAAATCTACGTCGCTGCTAATCAGTGAACAGTGCgattttataaatggcGGTAAGAGAAGCGGTAAACGAAGAGTTTTTAACATTTTGTCCGACcaaattgcaaatttggatggaaaaggagTAGAAGAACCTGAAAGCTTccaagatgaagatgtagaaGCGAAACAAGAAG AGGATGGATGGCcagtcccgaagaatgtGGAGTATACGAACGGAGTGAGCCCaagcgactaa
- a CDS encoding hypothetical protein (encoded by transcript BEWA_037000A) has protein sequence MRRNGKVLTLDLSKKPKEDGSAMTYGSNDTTFTVIKSDSGLPKGFFRHVYTPTNGPITLNRTLKDDYKIRGGFTGLNFIEDVESTSAYFWEGSKDKPILLGITAKGTSGDIETKYFSKGDRFWMNGPINGLDEQQALDHQNCNINHAIPIDIKEPTKDHANGKSTCLKTKTVQPYYKPKLPSGTNGIYEVESYNMPKGMKVSRVTYDNNPTNITTNDTISLLKIYTWNGDSLKHNNIPLLVEFKKSSDGKSEWYENIGKSSPYTSWKQILQPDVLSFYNLRGELTDDFTIKLNEINCNLNDVLQIDVRKQPNKKTEEYCHGRGNDGHIKKISVEPDNKINIPGFGAYKHYMKASLGSRKFNISGFTGDLILKGFSGLPFKNVGKVIVFSRQCSPGQYGQTFMIYVEYKDGEKKEWYMRGSLEHVSIDWEIVEYLNGKDPHNPSHYNSVRGWLDTVAKLYGASCKIDPEVLKKTIGRGSELPGQNGERGDSSAVGEAGPPGKCGKGNNGFNTTYGSGLTNGYMTTGGVNNVKIHIPRLNGTDAGLYGFPLNSKVVDPGSGGDLPPEISGTHATSTHISTGPPGTYGKRITPLAGLGGPSDNEAGRGRESDAARPATDPNTSAPDAEGSPPKTPECLPKQEPSVISNQDNASTQGGIDTNGAQDTQTPQAAPKHDKVVGLLTGSSALWTIFGASSGTLTGAGATFFGGWKLYNRYKGDPWVRQI, from the coding sequence ATGAGAAGGAACGGGAAGGTACTAACATTAGACCTTTCAAAAAAGCCAAAAGAAGATGGGAGTGCAATGACCTATGGCTCTAATGATACAACCTTTACCGTTATAAAGAGTGATTCCGGTCTACCGAAAGGGTTTTTCAGGCATGTTTATACACCTACAAATGGACCTATTACTCTAAATAGGACACTTAAAGATGACTATAAGATAAGAGGAGGCTTTACGGGATTAAATTTCATAGAAGATGTAGAAAGTACCTCTGCTTACTTTTGGGAAGGATCTAAAGATAAACCAATCCTACTTGGAATAACTGCCAAGGGTACTAGCGGTGATATAGAGACAAAGTACTTTAGTAAAGGCGATAGGTTTTGGATGAACGGTCCTATAAATGGTCTGGATGAACAACAGGCACTTGATCATCAGAACTGTAATATTAATCATGCTATACCCATTGACATAAAAGAACCTACAAAGGACCATGCTAATGGAAAATCGACCTGTCTAAAAACGAAAACTGTACAACCATACTACAAACCAAAGCTTCCGTCTGGAACTAATGGTATTTACGAAGTAGAGTCCTATAACATGCCTAAAGGTATGAAAGTATCTAGAGTTACTTATGATAATAATCCTACTAACATTACCACTAATGACACTATCTCTCTGCtaaaaatatatacatGGAATGGCGATTCACTTAAGCATAATAACATCCCGTTGCTTGTTGAGTTTAAGAAATCCTCTGATGGAAAGTCTGAGTGGTATGAAAACATTGGTAAAAGTTCACCTTATACTAGCTGGAAACAGATTCTTCAACCAGATGTGTTAAGTTTTTATAATCTTCGAGGGGAACTTACTGATGATTTTACCATAAAGCTAAATGAGATAAACTGTAATCTCAACGATGTTCTTCAAATAGATGTTAGAAAGCAACCAAATAAGAAGACTGAAGAATATTGTCATGGTAGGGGAAATGATGGACATATCAAAAAGATATCAGTTGAACCGGATAATAAGATAAACATTCCTGGATTTGGCGCATATAAACACTACATGAAAGCCTCCTTAGGGTCCAGGAAGTTTAACATCTCCGGGTTTACTGGAGAtttaattttaaaaggATTCAGTGGACTGCCATTTAAGAATGTAGGTAAGGTTATAGTATTTTCTCGTCAATGTAGTCCGGGACAATATGGACAGACTTTCATGATTTATGTTGAATATAAGGATGGGGAAAAGAAAGAGTGGTATATGAGAGGATCTTTGGAACATGTTTCGATCGACTGGGAAATAGTAGAATATCTCAATGGAAAAGATCCGCACAACCCTAGTCATTATAATAGTGTTCGTGGATGGCTAGATACTGTTGCCAAATTATACGGTGCAAGTTGTAAAATAGATCCAGAAGTATTAAAAAAGACCATAGGACGAGGCTCAGAGCTTCCTGGTCAAAATGGTGAAAGAGGGGACTCTAGTGCTGTAGGAGAAGCTGGTCCTCCCGGTAAATGTGGTAAGGGTAATAACGGATTCAATACAACTTATGGTAGTGGGTTGACTAATGGTTATATGACGACTGGAGGCGTTAACAACGTTAAAATCCATATACCAAGACTAAATGGAACAGATGCAGGCCTATATGGATTCCCACTGAACTCAAAAGTAGTTGATCCTGGATCTGGTGGAGATCTTCCTCCTGAAATTTCTGGAACTCATGCTACCTCTACTCATATTTCTACTGGACCTCCTGGAACATATGGAAAACGTATTACTCCTCTTGCTGGGTTGGGAGGACCCTCTGATAATGAAGCTGGAAGAGGACGGGAGTCTGATGCTGCTAGACCTGCTACTGATCCTAATACTTCTGCTCCTGATGCTGAAGGATCTCCTCCTAAAACTCCTGAATGTCTTCCTAAACAAGAACCTTCTGTTATATCTAACCAAGATAATGCTAGTACTCAAGGTGGTATAGATACTAATGGAGCTCAAGATACTCAAACTCCTCAAGCTGCTCCTAAACATGATAAAGTTGTTGGACTTCTTACTGGTAGCTCTGCACTATGGACTATCTTTGGAGCATCTTCTGGTACCCTTACTGGAGCTGgcgcaacattttttggaggatggaaactttataaccgctataaaggagacccttgggttagacaaatatga